A region from the Riemerella anatipestifer genome encodes:
- the rny gene encoding ribonuclease Y — protein sequence MDTVVLIISILGSLIVGAAIGFAFAKSSLNSKAKFIVEDAKKNAENLIEKAKVKAESIKQEKNIQAKERFLELKTEHDAHIQQREKKMQEVEKRARDKEQKLNDELSKVGKLEKDLDKKLSDLSRKEEQLEKKQEELSVAIAKKVELLEKVSGYSAEEAKEELVETMKSEAKTKAQSYVQNIMEEAQLNAKNEAKKIVIQTIQRIGTEQAIENSVSVFNIESDDVKGRIIGREGRNIRALEAATGVEIIVDDTPEAILLSCFDPVRREIARLSLHRLVTDGRIHPARIEEIVEKTRKQIEEEIIEVGKRTIIDLGIHGLHPELVKIVGRMKYRSSYGQNLLQHSREVANIAATMAAELGLNVKLAKRAGLLHDIGKVPEQESELPHALLGMQWAEKFGENPEVVNAIGAHHDEIEMTSLLSPIIQVADGISGARPGARRQVLESYIQRLKDLEAAALSFEGVSSAYAIQAGRELRVMVESAKVNDSVAAQLSYDISEKIQNELTYPGQVKITVIRETRAVNIAR from the coding sequence ATGGATACAGTAGTTTTAATCATCAGTATACTCGGTAGTCTTATAGTGGGAGCCGCTATAGGATTCGCTTTTGCTAAAAGCTCGTTGAATTCTAAGGCAAAATTCATTGTGGAAGATGCCAAGAAAAACGCAGAGAATTTAATAGAAAAGGCTAAAGTAAAAGCTGAAAGTATAAAGCAAGAAAAAAACATACAAGCTAAAGAACGCTTTTTAGAGCTCAAAACAGAACATGATGCTCACATACAACAGAGAGAAAAGAAAATGCAGGAGGTTGAAAAAAGAGCGAGAGATAAAGAGCAAAAACTAAATGACGAACTAAGCAAAGTAGGTAAATTAGAAAAAGACTTAGACAAGAAACTTAGCGACCTTTCTAGAAAGGAAGAACAACTAGAGAAGAAGCAAGAAGAGCTTAGCGTTGCTATTGCCAAAAAAGTAGAACTTTTAGAGAAAGTTTCAGGCTACTCTGCTGAAGAGGCTAAAGAGGAATTGGTAGAAACCATGAAATCAGAAGCTAAAACTAAAGCACAATCTTATGTTCAGAACATAATGGAGGAAGCTCAACTTAATGCAAAGAACGAAGCTAAAAAGATAGTTATCCAAACTATCCAAAGAATAGGAACAGAACAAGCTATAGAAAATTCGGTATCTGTATTTAATATAGAATCCGATGATGTTAAAGGTAGAATTATTGGTAGAGAAGGTAGAAATATCCGTGCTTTAGAAGCAGCTACAGGTGTAGAAATTATAGTAGATGATACACCAGAGGCTATCCTTTTATCTTGTTTTGACCCTGTGAGAAGAGAAATTGCAAGACTATCTCTACATAGGTTAGTTACAGATGGCAGAATTCACCCTGCAAGAATTGAGGAAATTGTAGAAAAAACAAGAAAGCAAATAGAAGAAGAAATTATAGAAGTTGGTAAAAGAACTATTATAGATTTAGGAATACACGGTTTACACCCAGAGCTCGTAAAAATAGTGGGTAGAATGAAGTACCGTTCTTCTTATGGGCAGAACTTATTACAACACTCTCGTGAGGTGGCCAATATAGCAGCAACTATGGCTGCAGAGCTAGGTCTTAATGTAAAATTAGCTAAGAGAGCTGGTTTATTACACGATATAGGTAAAGTTCCAGAACAAGAGTCTGAGCTTCCTCACGCTTTATTAGGTATGCAGTGGGCTGAAAAATTTGGAGAAAATCCAGAAGTTGTAAATGCCATAGGTGCACACCACGACGAAATAGAAATGACTTCCCTTCTCTCTCCTATTATCCAAGTAGCAGACGGAATTTCAGGTGCAAGACCTGGAGCGAGAAGACAAGTACTAGAGTCTTATATCCAAAGATTAAAAGATTTAGAAGCAGCAGCATTAAGTTTTGAAGGAGTGTCTAGTGCTTACGCTATTCAAGCGGGTAGAGAGCTTAGAGTAATGGTAGAAAGTGCTAAAGTAAATGATAGCGTAGCTGCTCAACTTTCTTATGATATTTCAGAGAAAATTCAAAATGAACTGACTTATCCAGGTCAAGTAAAAATCACGGTGATTAGAGAAACTAGAGCCGTTAATATCGCACGATAG
- a CDS encoding translation initiation factor, whose translation MDLRDQLKNLFPDHIEQDFEIEEETETSIQKEPLICKYEKKGRNGKPATLIEGFEGNDDELKQISKKIKTTLGIGGSEKDGVIIIQGDNRDKIMDILKEMGYKTKRVGG comes from the coding sequence ATGGATTTAAGAGACCAACTAAAAAACCTTTTTCCTGACCATATAGAGCAAGACTTTGAAATTGAAGAGGAGACAGAAACTTCTATTCAAAAAGAGCCTCTTATCTGTAAATATGAAAAAAAAGGGAGAAATGGTAAGCCTGCAACTCTGATTGAAGGCTTTGAAGGTAATGATGATGAACTAAAACAAATTTCTAAAAAAATTAAAACAACTTTAGGAATAGGCGGTTCCGAAAAAGACGGTGTTATCATTATACAAGGCGATAATAGAGATAAGATAATGGATATTCTTAAAGAGATGGGATATAAAACCAAACGAGTAGGAGGATAA
- a CDS encoding DUF2007 domain-containing protein, whose protein sequence is MIMDIVTRVPVFEGDTIQEVQLIKSKLEEAGITAKVENSYLSFLSTPTATTMKVKVELKDEKKALEIVDEYLKSQQ, encoded by the coding sequence ATGATTATGGACATAGTAACAAGAGTTCCCGTATTTGAGGGAGATACCATACAAGAAGTACAACTAATTAAATCAAAGTTAGAAGAAGCTGGTATCACAGCAAAAGTAGAGAATAGTTATCTTTCATTTTTATCTACGCCTACGGCAACGACTATGAAAGTTAAGGTAGAATTAAAAGATGAAAAAAAGGCTTTAGAAATTGTAGATGAATATCTAAAGTCTCAGCAGTAG
- a CDS encoding anhydro-N-acetylmuramic acid kinase has product MYIIGVMSGTSLDGIDFCYFKINESTYDFEIISTQTYPYPKEWQIKLKSAAQQTELEVALLNAEYSNYLNQEILRFIKTENIKNLDLIASHGHTVWHNPKGGFTLQIGNLPAVSKEISVPLVGDFRVQDVRLGGQGAPLVPIGDELLFSDYDFCLNLGGFSNISYKRNGERLAFDICPVNTLLNYYSEKYFSLPYDKNGEIAKSGKIYQPLVDKLNALPFYKQSHPKSLGIEQVNEWFIPIIETFSLEPKDLLASLGEHMAIQIANVLDTNIGKRLLVTGGGAYNQFLIERLSFLAPHIEIVIPPSEVVEYKEAFIFGLLGLLKWQGKTNVLASVTGAKHNHSSGVLFLNGTLL; this is encoded by the coding sequence ATGTATATTATTGGTGTGATGTCTGGCACTTCACTAGACGGAATTGATTTTTGCTATTTTAAAATAAATGAAAGTACTTATGATTTTGAAATTATAAGTACTCAAACTTATCCGTATCCTAAGGAATGGCAGATTAAGCTAAAGTCTGCAGCTCAACAAACAGAGCTGGAAGTAGCGTTACTAAATGCAGAATACTCAAATTATCTTAATCAAGAAATATTGAGGTTTATTAAAACTGAAAATATTAAAAATTTGGATTTAATTGCTAGTCATGGGCATACGGTGTGGCATAATCCTAAAGGTGGTTTTACTTTGCAAATAGGTAATTTACCTGCAGTTTCAAAAGAGATAAGTGTTCCGTTGGTTGGCGATTTTAGAGTACAAGATGTGCGTCTAGGTGGGCAAGGAGCACCGTTAGTACCTATAGGCGATGAGTTGCTGTTTTCGGACTACGATTTTTGTCTTAATCTAGGTGGATTTTCTAATATTTCGTACAAAAGAAATGGGGAAAGATTGGCTTTTGATATTTGCCCCGTGAATACATTATTGAATTATTATTCCGAAAAATATTTCTCTCTTCCTTATGATAAAAACGGAGAAATTGCTAAAAGTGGTAAGATATACCAACCTCTTGTTGATAAACTTAATGCCCTACCCTTTTATAAACAATCTCATCCTAAATCTTTGGGAATTGAACAAGTGAATGAATGGTTTATCCCAATTATAGAAACATTTTCTTTAGAGCCTAAAGATTTATTAGCTAGTTTGGGAGAACATATGGCAATACAAATAGCCAATGTTTTGGATACGAATATCGGCAAAAGACTTTTGGTTACAGGAGGCGGAGCTTACAATCAATTTCTTATTGAAAGACTGAGTTTTTTAGCTCCTCATATAGAAATAGTTATTCCACCTTCAGAAGTTGTGGAATACAAAGAAGCATTTATTTTTGGTTTGTTAGGGCTTTTGAAGTGGCAAGGTAAAACCAATGTTTTGGCATCTGTAACAGGAGCAAAGCATAACCATAGCTCTGGAGTGCTATTTTTGAACGGAACATTATTATAG
- the rsgA gene encoding ribosome small subunit-dependent GTPase A, protein MGSNESITFKGLITKSTGSWYQVLEQDTQQFYEARMRGKFKLQKTRLTNPLAVGDWVEFQLETDGVAWITKIESRKNYLIRKSVNLSKEAHIIASNIDVACFLYTLNSPETSLGFLDRFLACCEAYNIRPLILFNKADMLNEDDIEYVEALRTIYHHIGYDSLLISSHTQQNLEELKNILKDKISVFFGHSGSGKSTLVNALQPGLNLRTGEVSEVHLKGKHTTTFAQMHFWDFGGSVIDTPGVREFAMIDVEKEEIQHYFPEIFKTREDCKFHNCLHLNEPKCAVLSAIESGDILESRYATYTKLMEETEEQGF, encoded by the coding sequence ATGGGCAGTAACGAAAGCATAACATTTAAAGGACTAATTACGAAATCTACGGGAAGTTGGTATCAAGTTTTGGAACAAGATACTCAGCAGTTCTACGAGGCAAGAATGAGAGGTAAATTTAAACTCCAAAAGACAAGGCTTACCAATCCTCTCGCTGTGGGAGATTGGGTAGAATTTCAGCTAGAAACCGATGGCGTTGCTTGGATTACTAAAATAGAGTCAAGAAAAAATTATCTCATCAGAAAATCGGTTAATTTATCCAAAGAAGCTCATATTATAGCATCTAATATAGATGTCGCTTGTTTTCTTTACACTTTAAATAGTCCCGAAACTTCGTTAGGTTTTCTAGACCGTTTTTTGGCTTGTTGTGAGGCTTATAATATTCGTCCACTTATATTGTTCAATAAGGCAGATATGCTGAATGAAGACGATATAGAATATGTAGAAGCTCTTAGAACTATCTATCATCATATTGGTTACGACAGTCTTTTAATTTCATCTCATACTCAACAGAATTTAGAGGAACTCAAAAATATTCTTAAAGATAAAATTTCGGTATTCTTTGGACATTCAGGTAGTGGCAAATCCACACTTGTAAATGCACTACAACCTGGGCTTAACCTAAGAACAGGCGAAGTGTCAGAGGTTCACCTCAAAGGTAAACATACCACTACTTTTGCTCAAATGCATTTTTGGGACTTCGGCGGTAGTGTTATAGATACGCCAGGCGTTAGGGAATTTGCAATGATAGATGTTGAAAAGGAAGAAATACAGCATTATTTCCCTGAAATATTTAAAACGAGAGAAGACTGTAAATTCCATAACTGTTTGCATCTTAACGAACCTAAATGTGCCGTTCTTTCTGCTATAGAAAGCGGTGATATTCTTGAAAGCCGTTACGCTACCTACACCAAACTGATGGAAGAAACCGAAGAACAAGGGTTTTAG
- a CDS encoding TlpA family protein disulfide reductase: MKKILVITGMIFGALAYSQEAPKVLKTSFSASALSQKVQTIDGKKVTIKDILAKHKGKILVLDMWASWCRDCINALPAARTLENNNPNVDFVFLSLDRSEEAWKKGLDKHELANKENYWFFSGWKNDFNNYIDLNWIPRYIVVNQKSGIAKYYAITPDDPDIQKTINELSK, encoded by the coding sequence ATGAAAAAAATACTCGTAATAACAGGAATGATATTTGGAGCTTTAGCTTATTCACAAGAAGCTCCTAAAGTTTTAAAAACTAGTTTTAGTGCATCTGCTCTGTCTCAAAAAGTACAAACAATAGACGGAAAGAAAGTTACAATTAAAGATATACTAGCTAAACACAAAGGAAAAATACTTGTATTAGATATGTGGGCAAGCTGGTGTAGAGATTGTATTAACGCTTTACCTGCTGCAAGAACACTAGAGAACAACAATCCTAATGTAGACTTTGTATTTCTATCTTTGGATAGGAGCGAAGAAGCTTGGAAAAAAGGATTAGACAAGCACGAACTAGCTAATAAAGAAAATTATTGGTTCTTTTCTGGTTGGAAAAATGATTTTAACAACTACATAGATTTGAATTGGATTCCTAGGTATATTGTGGTTAATCAAAAATCTGGCATTGCTAAATATTATGCCATCACACCTGATGATCCTGATATTCAGAAAACGATAAATGAACTATCAAAATAA
- the udk gene encoding uridine kinase: MLVIGIAGGTGSGKTTVVNKILKKLNVEGVNVLSQDNYYHDNQNLSMAEREGLNYDHPKSIDFELLREHVRALKNNEPIKQPIYSFVTHSRTGDYVTVEPRKVLLVEGILVLTDKELLKEFDVKIFVHADSDERLIRRIKRDTQERGRDLEEVLYRYQTTLKPMHQEFIEPSKNEADIIIPNMKQNPVAIDFLTTVISNSLKKQSE; this comes from the coding sequence ATGTTAGTAATAGGAATAGCAGGGGGTACTGGTTCGGGAAAGACTACAGTGGTTAATAAGATTTTGAAAAAACTAAATGTAGAGGGAGTAAATGTTCTTTCTCAAGATAACTATTATCACGACAACCAAAATCTTAGTATGGCGGAGCGAGAAGGGCTTAATTATGACCACCCAAAGTCGATAGATTTTGAACTTCTACGCGAGCACGTAAGGGCACTTAAGAATAATGAGCCTATAAAGCAGCCTATTTATTCATTCGTTACCCATTCTCGCACGGGAGATTATGTCACTGTAGAGCCAAGAAAGGTTTTGCTTGTTGAAGGTATCTTGGTACTTACCGATAAAGAGTTGCTTAAAGAATTTGATGTAAAGATTTTTGTACACGCCGATTCGGACGAGCGCCTAATTCGCCGTATTAAAAGAGATACTCAAGAGAGAGGCAGGGATTTAGAAGAGGTGCTTTACCGCTACCAGACAACTTTGAAACCAATGCACCAAGAGTTTATAGAGCCATCTAAAAACGAAGCGGATATCATTATTCCTAATATGAAACAAAATCCTGTAGCGATAGACTTTTTAACCACGGTCATCAGTAATTCTCTAAAAAAACAATCTGAATGA
- a CDS encoding adenylosuccinate synthase — translation MSTYVVVGLQYGDEGKGKITDVLSAKSDYVVRFQGGNNAGHTVYVGEDKFVLHLLPSGVLQCKGKCVIANGVVVDPKAFISEIKQIEAKGLSTGHIFISRRAHVIMPYHILLDTYREEELVGEKQIGTTKKGIGPCYEDKIARVGIRMIDLLNPEVLAEKIKVNLKVKNSLFEKYFNKPTLDFDTIYNEFLTIGEQLKDRIVDTELEINEAIKEGKNILFEGAQALMLDIDFGTYPYVTSSSPSTGGVCTGAGVPPTALKNLIGVAKAYTTRVGNGPFPTELDNDLGEKIRQIGHEFGATTGRPRRTGWLDLVSLKHACMINGINNLVITKLDVLTNIEELKVATKYKTEDGKIIDYFTSSTTKLYHYEPIYETLEGWTEDITKARSYDELPVNAQKYIEFIEKYLGINVYLVSVGPERTQNIIRKELF, via the coding sequence ATGTCAACTTATGTGGTAGTAGGGCTCCAATACGGAGACGAAGGTAAAGGTAAAATTACAGATGTACTCTCTGCAAAATCAGATTATGTGGTGCGTTTCCAAGGTGGGAACAATGCTGGGCATACTGTATATGTGGGTGAAGACAAGTTTGTTCTTCATCTTTTGCCCTCTGGAGTATTACAATGCAAGGGTAAATGTGTGATAGCTAATGGTGTAGTGGTAGATCCTAAAGCGTTTATCTCCGAAATAAAACAAATAGAAGCTAAAGGGCTTAGTACAGGTCATATCTTCATTAGCAGGAGAGCTCATGTCATTATGCCTTATCATATTCTTTTAGATACTTACAGGGAAGAAGAATTGGTAGGAGAAAAGCAAATCGGAACTACTAAGAAAGGTATAGGACCTTGCTACGAGGATAAGATTGCAAGAGTAGGAATAAGAATGATTGACTTACTAAACCCAGAAGTCTTAGCTGAAAAAATTAAAGTAAATCTTAAGGTTAAAAATTCATTATTTGAAAAATATTTTAATAAACCAACTTTAGATTTTGATACCATTTATAATGAATTTTTAACCATTGGAGAACAGCTAAAAGACAGAATTGTAGATACAGAACTAGAGATTAATGAGGCGATTAAAGAAGGAAAAAATATCTTGTTTGAAGGGGCTCAAGCTTTAATGTTGGATATAGATTTTGGTACCTATCCTTATGTTACTTCATCATCTCCATCTACAGGAGGCGTATGTACAGGTGCGGGTGTGCCACCTACAGCTCTCAAAAATTTAATAGGTGTGGCTAAGGCTTATACCACAAGAGTAGGTAATGGTCCCTTCCCTACTGAGTTAGATAATGATTTAGGCGAAAAAATTAGACAAATTGGTCATGAGTTTGGAGCAACCACAGGAAGACCTAGAAGGACAGGTTGGCTAGATTTGGTTTCGTTAAAACACGCTTGTATGATTAACGGGATCAATAATTTAGTTATTACAAAACTAGATGTACTCACTAATATTGAAGAGCTAAAAGTAGCAACTAAATACAAAACAGAAGACGGAAAAATTATAGATTACTTTACCTCTTCTACTACTAAACTCTATCATTATGAGCCTATATATGAAACTCTAGAAGGTTGGACGGAAGACATTACCAAAGCTCGTTCTTATGATGAGTTACCCGTGAACGCTCAAAAATATATAGAATTTATAGAGAAATATTTAGGTATCAATGTTTATTTGGTGTCTGTAGGGCCAGAAAGAACTCAG
- a CDS encoding YdcH family protein has translation MENHILINEFPEFSEKISDLKQTDNHFKKLFNDYDEVNGKIKHYEAGEQNHTTDEFLTELRKIRLHLKDEIYEYLKSK, from the coding sequence ATGGAAAATCACATTTTAATCAACGAATTCCCTGAATTTTCAGAAAAAATTTCAGATTTAAAACAAACCGACAATCATTTCAAAAAACTTTTCAACGACTATGACGAGGTTAATGGTAAAATTAAACACTATGAAGCAGGAGAGCAAAACCATACTACAGATGAATTTTTAACGGAACTTAGAAAAATAAGACTACATCTAAAAGATGAAATCTATGAATATCTAAAAAGTAAGTAA
- a CDS encoding FtsB family cell division protein: MKKLIKDINPTEEPKETSPKMVFFRKYILNKYVITIVAFFVWMIFFDNTSFLVIRDLNSEIKKYEEQLDYYKTEYEKNDAFYKKLMFNRGEKEKFARENYFMKKSNEEIFILVADSTNGNKTTK, translated from the coding sequence ATGAAAAAGCTCATTAAAGATATAAACCCAACAGAAGAGCCTAAAGAAACTTCTCCTAAAATGGTTTTTTTTAGGAAGTATATACTCAATAAGTATGTTATTACTATTGTGGCTTTTTTTGTTTGGATGATTTTCTTTGATAATACTTCTTTCCTGGTGATAAGGGATTTGAATTCAGAAATTAAAAAGTACGAGGAACAGCTAGATTACTACAAAACAGAGTATGAGAAGAATGATGCTTTCTACAAAAAACTAATGTTTAATAGGGGAGAGAAAGAAAAGTTTGCTAGAGAGAATTATTTTATGAAAAAGTCTAATGAAGAAATTTTCATACTAGTAGCTGATAGCACCAATGGTAATAAGACAACAAAATAA
- the typA gene encoding translational GTPase TypA: MQNIRNIAIIAHVDHGKTTLVDKIIHATNIFRENQESGELIMDNNDLERERGITILSKNISVTYKDTKINVIDTPGHADFGGEVERVLKMADGVLLLVDAFEGPMPQTRFVLHKALELGLKPIVVINKVDKPNCRPDEVHDQVFDLFFNLDATEEQLDFPTFYGSSKEGWFNSSLEKSENILPLLDGILQYVPEPKVEEGNLQMQVTSLDYSSFLGRIAVGKIIRGSVKESQWIGLAQEDGKIVKGKVKELYIFEGLGKKKVSEVFAGDICAIVGFDNFQIGDTFVDLENPEPLPRLSIDEPTLNMTFSINNSPFFGKDGKYVTSNHLKERLEKELEKNLALRVQQTEDANTFLVFGRGILHLSVLIETMRREGYEMTIGQPQVILKEIDGEQCEPYESLVVDVPEEYASRVIDLATQRKGDLHIMETKGEMQHLEFEIPSRGLIGLRSQMLTATAGEAIMAHRFVDYKPFKGQIPGRSNGVLISKNQGSSTAYSIEKLQDRGRFFVDPGEEIYVGMIVGEQNKPGDLVVNIVEGKQLNNMRAAGKDKDGSIAPKVLMTLEECMEYIQQDECIEVTPNFIRMRKKILSEEDRKRAERMAKA, translated from the coding sequence ATGCAAAATATTAGAAACATCGCGATTATCGCCCATGTTGACCATGGAAAAACAACTTTAGTGGACAAAATTATCCACGCAACTAACATCTTTAGAGAAAACCAAGAAAGTGGTGAGCTTATTATGGATAATAATGACCTCGAGAGAGAACGAGGCATTACCATTCTTTCTAAAAATATCTCGGTAACCTACAAGGATACTAAAATAAATGTAATAGATACGCCTGGACACGCCGATTTTGGTGGAGAGGTAGAGCGTGTGCTTAAAATGGCAGACGGTGTGCTACTACTTGTAGATGCCTTTGAAGGACCTATGCCACAAACTCGTTTCGTTTTGCATAAAGCATTAGAATTAGGATTGAAGCCTATTGTGGTTATCAATAAAGTGGACAAACCTAACTGTCGTCCAGATGAAGTTCACGACCAAGTTTTTGATTTGTTCTTTAACCTAGACGCTACCGAAGAGCAGCTAGACTTCCCTACTTTCTATGGCTCGTCTAAAGAAGGTTGGTTTAATTCAAGCCTAGAAAAATCAGAAAATATTTTACCACTCCTAGATGGTATTCTACAGTATGTGCCAGAACCAAAGGTAGAAGAAGGTAATCTACAAATGCAGGTAACCTCTTTAGACTACTCATCTTTCTTAGGAAGAATTGCCGTAGGGAAAATCATCAGAGGTTCGGTTAAAGAATCTCAATGGATTGGCTTAGCTCAAGAAGACGGTAAAATCGTTAAAGGCAAAGTAAAGGAACTTTATATTTTTGAAGGCTTAGGTAAGAAAAAAGTAAGCGAAGTATTTGCAGGAGATATTTGTGCTATCGTAGGTTTTGACAATTTCCAAATAGGAGATACTTTCGTAGATTTAGAAAATCCAGAACCTCTCCCAAGATTGTCTATAGATGAGCCTACTCTTAATATGACTTTCTCTATCAACAACTCTCCGTTCTTTGGTAAAGATGGTAAATATGTTACCTCTAACCATTTAAAGGAAAGATTAGAAAAAGAACTTGAAAAAAACTTAGCCTTAAGAGTACAACAAACAGAAGATGCAAACACTTTCTTAGTATTTGGTAGAGGGATATTGCACTTATCTGTACTTATAGAAACTATGCGTAGAGAAGGTTACGAGATGACTATCGGTCAGCCTCAAGTAATTCTTAAAGAAATAGATGGCGAACAGTGCGAACCTTACGAATCTCTAGTGGTAGATGTACCCGAAGAATATGCTTCTAGAGTGATAGACTTAGCTACACAAAGAAAAGGAGATTTACACATTATGGAGACCAAAGGAGAAATGCAACACCTAGAGTTTGAAATTCCTTCCAGAGGACTTATCGGACTTCGTTCTCAAATGCTTACTGCAACAGCTGGGGAAGCAATTATGGCACATAGATTTGTAGATTATAAACCATTCAAAGGTCAGATACCAGGTAGAAGTAACGGCGTATTGATTTCCAAAAATCAAGGGTCATCTACCGCCTACTCTATCGAAAAGCTACAAGACAGAGGGCGTTTCTTTGTAGACCCAGGCGAAGAAATTTATGTAGGTATGATTGTAGGCGAGCAGAACAAACCTGGAGATTTGGTAGTGAATATTGTAGAAGGTAAGCAACTTAACAATATGCGTGCGGCGGGTAAAGATAAAGACGGCAGCATCGCACCTAAAGTTCTTATGACTTTAGAGGAGTGTATGGAATATATACAACAAGACGAATGTATAGAAGTAACGCCTAATTTTATCCGTATGAGAAAGAAGATTCTTTCTGAAGAGGATAGAAAAAGAGCCGAAAGAATGGCAAAGGCTTAA
- a CDS encoding phytanoyl-CoA dioxygenase family protein produces MRIIDYTKIKSEVDTLGFSTIRGIYDENEIKKISDCIESVDKNKATFRKSKDLFAIRQFLKEVPETKEMIFNSKLNSIIKNVFGSDYFVVKSIYFDKPENSNWFVSYHQDLTISVGQKIEIENFGPWTTKQNQYAVQPPTDILENIYTIRIHLDETDENNGALKVIPNSHSKGILRPENIDWNTTTETICNVKQGGIMIMKPLILHGSNRTTNHKKRRVIHIEFSSLELPQGLDWSERFDQKALV; encoded by the coding sequence ATGAGAATAATTGATTATACCAAAATAAAATCTGAAGTTGATACACTGGGATTTTCAACTATACGTGGAATTTATGATGAGAATGAAATCAAGAAAATATCAGACTGTATTGAAAGTGTAGACAAAAACAAAGCTACCTTTAGGAAATCTAAAGATTTATTTGCGATAAGACAGTTTTTAAAAGAAGTGCCCGAGACAAAAGAAATGATATTTAACTCAAAATTAAATTCAATTATTAAAAATGTTTTTGGATCAGATTATTTTGTGGTAAAAAGCATCTATTTTGATAAGCCAGAAAACTCCAATTGGTTTGTTTCCTATCATCAAGATTTAACCATTTCGGTTGGTCAAAAGATTGAAATAGAAAATTTTGGACCTTGGACTACCAAGCAAAATCAATATGCGGTTCAACCACCAACAGATATACTTGAAAATATTTATACCATAAGAATTCATCTTGACGAGACTGATGAAAATAATGGCGCTTTGAAAGTAATACCAAATTCACATTCAAAAGGTATTCTCAGACCAGAAAATATAGATTGGAATACAACCACAGAAACTATATGTAATGTAAAACAAGGTGGTATTATGATTATGAAACCACTGATTTTACACGGTTCAAATAGAACGACCAATCATAAAAAACGAAGAGTAATCCATATTGAATTTTCTAGTTTAGAGTTACCACAAGGGTTAGATTGGTCAGAAAGATTTGACCAAAAAGCTTTGGTATAG
- a CDS encoding nucleoside phosphorylase, translating to MLNKLAASELVLNEDGSVYHLNLLPEDIAEKIILVGDPDRVPKVSKYFDKIEIKKNKREFYTHTGTLRGERITVMSSGIGTENIDIVMNELDALVNIDLKNKEFKSEHTALQLFRLGTCGSVNPDIEVDNMLVTQNVVGLDGLLHFYQDYQFENEFSRNFLEKFPYKKIKSMLYFSDWAEDISDYYKDAKYHGNTATFPGFYAPQGRQLRLKAVDENFLETLNDLGVSNFEMETSAIYGLSKLLGHKALTVNCVIANRRRGEFSADHHASEKNMIEWVLDRIIK from the coding sequence ATGCTTAATAAGTTAGCTGCATCAGAACTGGTGCTTAATGAAGACGGAAGTGTGTATCACCTTAATTTGCTTCCAGAGGATATTGCAGAAAAAATAATTTTGGTAGGAGACCCAGACCGTGTTCCTAAGGTTTCTAAGTATTTTGATAAAATAGAAATCAAAAAGAACAAAAGAGAATTCTATACACACACAGGAACACTTAGAGGGGAAAGAATTACGGTAATGTCATCAGGTATCGGTACTGAGAATATAGACATCGTAATGAATGAGTTAGATGCTTTGGTAAATATTGATTTAAAGAATAAAGAATTCAAATCAGAGCATACTGCGTTACAGTTATTCCGTTTAGGGACTTGTGGTAGTGTAAACCCTGATATAGAGGTAGATAATATGCTAGTAACTCAAAATGTGGTGGGGCTTGATGGTTTATTACATTTCTACCAAGACTATCAGTTTGAAAATGAATTTTCTAGAAATTTTTTAGAAAAGTTCCCTTATAAGAAAATAAAATCAATGCTTTATTTTTCAGACTGGGCAGAAGATATTTCTGATTATTACAAAGATGCTAAATACCACGGAAACACCGCTACTTTCCCTGGATTCTATGCCCCACAAGGAAGACAGCTAAGGCTTAAAGCCGTAGATGAAAACTTCTTAGAAACCCTTAACGATTTAGGTGTTTCTAACTTTGAGATGGAAACTTCCGCTATCTATGGTCTATCAAAACTACTTGGTCATAAGGCTCTTACCGTAAACTGTGTAATTGCTAATCGCCGTAGAGGTGAATTTTCTGCAGACCACCACGCTTCAGAAAAAAATATGATAGAATGGGTATTGGATAGAATTATCAAATAA